From Pseudochaenichthys georgianus chromosome 11, fPseGeo1.2, whole genome shotgun sequence, a single genomic window includes:
- the LOC117454697 gene encoding zinc finger protein 862-like, whose amino-acid sequence MATCKDGKFDSKNNGHITSLKGTGIPETVKNSFLENCVKFLEKRFSFLKDTPFSDFHVLDPRNVPRSDAQLATYGDVQVMNMVTHFESVLSEEEVTNIPRQWPALKARLKYRQRQPAKEVISDLLTENHPDVKDVLVLVYMMVTLSPSSAAVERGFSLMNLIKTSRKSQMTNETLGSLMRVSHITTTVAEFDPEPAIQKWKTSAKTKSSV is encoded by the exons ATGGCAACCTGCAAGGATGGCAAGTTTGACAGTAAGAACAATGGACACATCACTTCACTGAAAGGAACAGGTATTCCAGAAACAGTGAAGAATTCCTTCTTGGAGAATTGTGTGAAGTTCCTAGAGAAGAGATTTTCCTTCCTGAAGGATACCCCTTTCAGTGATTTCCATGTTCTTGACCCCAGGAACGTCCCAAGATCAGATGCACAACTAGCTACATATGGTGATGTTCAGGTTATGAACATGGTGACCCACTTCGAGTCCGTTCTCAGTGAGGAGGAGGTAACCAACATCCCTAGACAGTGGCCAGCTCTCAAGGCCAGACTGAAGTACAGGCAGAGGCAGCCCGCCAAGGAGGTCATAAGTGACCTTCTCACTGAGAACCACCCAGATGTGAAGGACGTCCTGGTTCTGGTGTACATGATGGTCACCCTttctccctcctctgctgccgtGGAGCGTGGATTTTCCCTCATGAACCTCATAAAAACATCCAGAAAATCCCAGATGACCAATGAAACTCTGGGGTCACTCATGAGGGTCAGCCACATCACCACCACAGTGGCAGAGTTTGACCCAGAGCCAGCCATCCAGAAATGGAAAACATCTGCTAAGACCAAGAG CTCGgtgtga